One segment of Candidatus Dadabacteria bacterium DNA contains the following:
- a CDS encoding twin-arginine translocase TatA/TatE family subunit: MFGQFGIWELILILAILLIIFGPSRLGDLGSSLGKGISGFRKSLRDDDPDNKEEGQSGT, translated from the coding sequence ATGTTCGGACAATTCGGCATATGGGAATTAATCCTGATCCTGGCAATCCTGCTCATAATCTTTGGTCCGAGCAGGCTCGGGGATCTGGGATCTTCGCTCGGCAAGGGAATAAGCGGGTTCAGAAAATCCCTAAGAGACGACGACCCAGACAATAAGGAAGAAGGGCAAAGCGGCACCTGA
- the mce gene encoding methylmalonyl-CoA epimerase — MSKNGFLYHVAIAVKDIEKAEDLYSKLLGLRVVHREDVVNYGVKTSMLCPESGEGTAVELIEPLDENSPISQFLEKRGEGVHHICFLVDDIESSLRALEKEGVRLIDEHARPGSYNCKVAFIHPKSTNGVLVELAEKIKD, encoded by the coding sequence TTGAGCAAGAACGGATTTCTTTATCATGTAGCGATTGCCGTAAAGGATATCGAGAAAGCTGAAGATCTTTACTCCAAATTACTCGGACTTAGGGTTGTTCACAGGGAGGATGTAGTCAACTATGGGGTGAAAACATCGATGCTTTGCCCCGAATCGGGAGAGGGCACTGCGGTAGAACTTATCGAACCTTTGGACGAAAATTCTCCGATTTCGCAATTCCTGGAGAAAAGAGGGGAAGGTGTTCATCATATCTGCTTTCTTGTGGACGATATAGAGTCTTCTCTCCGGGCCCTAGAAAAAGAAGGTGTCAGGCTGATCGACGAACATGCGAGACCCGGATCTTACAACTGTAAAGTTGCCTTTATACATCCCAAGTCAACGAACGGAGTGCTTGTGGAACTTGCGGAGAAGATAAAGGATTGA
- a CDS encoding Rne/Rng family ribonuclease — MSTQLIINSLFNETRVAVLEKSRLIELFIERKSSSSMVGNIYKGKVEKIVPGVQAAFVGMGDGKSGFLSAEDVYEESLSELFLEEEETKKSSRKNHQPIQKVLRQGQEVMVQVTKEPTGNKGPKLTSHVGIPGKYLVLLPGSDSVNLSRKITDRKSRKRFSEIMRNKPEDMGFIVRTACVEADEKDIKSEMKALVRKWRRIKKKYEESKNPGVIYEEADTCIRVIRDLMGNGLKKIVVDSSKAHGRITKYFSDKINKDGFKVDMYDKEEPIFDRYGIESQVEKMYRKKVWMKSGGYLIIDEAEGLTVIDVNSGKLVGEEFQKKTIMKTNEEAAVEAARQIRLRNLVGIIVIDFIDMQSVRSRKKVESLFTNEMKKDKARTTIQEISSFSVIQLTRRRVRESILSDLTEPCDTCEGSGRIKSIYTTCYEILRDIDQWTRQSAEGPLVVQANKKVIAKLREIEGRSMRRIQRERGVKIKFKSVEDPLEKYAISREEASG; from the coding sequence ATGAGCACTCAACTTATCATCAACTCGCTTTTTAACGAAACCAGAGTAGCTGTCCTGGAGAAAAGCAGACTGATCGAGCTTTTCATTGAAAGAAAGTCCAGTTCTTCAATGGTAGGCAATATCTACAAGGGGAAAGTCGAAAAGATCGTCCCCGGGGTGCAGGCCGCGTTTGTCGGCATGGGAGACGGCAAATCCGGGTTTCTCTCCGCCGAGGATGTGTATGAGGAATCGCTCAGTGAACTTTTTCTTGAAGAGGAAGAGACAAAAAAGTCTTCCAGAAAAAACCATCAGCCAATACAGAAAGTGTTGCGTCAGGGTCAGGAGGTTATGGTTCAGGTTACAAAGGAACCCACCGGAAACAAAGGTCCCAAGCTTACCTCTCACGTGGGCATACCGGGCAAATATCTTGTTCTGCTTCCCGGGTCAGACTCGGTGAACCTGTCCCGCAAAATAACCGACAGAAAAAGCAGGAAAAGATTTTCCGAAATCATGCGGAATAAGCCCGAAGACATGGGTTTTATAGTGAGAACGGCGTGCGTGGAAGCGGACGAGAAGGACATCAAGAGCGAGATGAAAGCGCTTGTGAGGAAGTGGAGAAGGATAAAGAAAAAGTATGAAGAATCGAAAAACCCGGGCGTGATATACGAAGAAGCCGATACCTGTATCAGGGTCATCAGGGACCTGATGGGAAACGGCCTTAAGAAAATTGTAGTTGATTCCTCCAAAGCCCACGGCCGGATTACCAAGTACTTTTCCGACAAGATTAACAAGGATGGCTTCAAAGTCGATATGTACGATAAAGAAGAACCCATATTCGACAGATACGGAATCGAGAGCCAGGTCGAAAAAATGTACAGAAAAAAGGTCTGGATGAAGTCGGGAGGCTACCTGATCATAGACGAGGCCGAGGGGCTTACCGTGATAGACGTTAACTCCGGGAAACTTGTCGGAGAGGAGTTTCAGAAGAAAACAATAATGAAAACGAACGAAGAAGCCGCAGTTGAAGCCGCGAGGCAGATAAGGCTTCGCAACCTGGTCGGAATCATAGTTATCGATTTCATAGACATGCAGTCTGTTAGGTCCAGAAAGAAGGTAGAGTCGCTTTTCACGAATGAGATGAAAAAGGATAAAGCGAGGACCACGATCCAGGAAATATCGTCTTTCAGCGTAATCCAGCTTACCAGACGCAGGGTCAGGGAAAGTATACTTTCCGACCTGACCGAACCCTGTGATACCTGCGAGGGGAGCGGACGGATAAAGTCGATATACACCACCTGTTACGAGATACTGAGGGATATTGATCAATGGACAAGGCAGAGCGCTGAAGGGCCTCTTGTCGTCCAGGCCAACAAGAAGGTCATAGCGAAGCTCAGAGAAATAGAAGGAAGATCCATGAGAAGAATCCAGCGGGAGAGGGGGGTAAAGATAAAGTTCAAATCGGTTGAAGATCCTCTCGAGAAATACGCCATTTCCAGAGAGGAGGCTTCGGGTTAG
- a CDS encoding EVE domain-containing protein, translated as MNYWLVKSEPFKYSWEEFLRDGWTYWDEVRNYQARNNLKGMKKGDLVLFYHSNKGLEVVGISEVIREYYQDPTTEDERWVVVDLKPVETLRIPVSLKQIKNDERLRDIALVRQSRLSVMQIEKEHFDTIVELGRKSA; from the coding sequence ATGAACTACTGGCTTGTCAAATCGGAACCGTTTAAGTATTCGTGGGAGGAGTTTCTCCGAGACGGATGGACGTACTGGGACGAGGTCAGAAACTATCAGGCAAGAAACAACCTCAAGGGCATGAAAAAGGGAGATCTCGTTCTTTTCTACCACAGCAACAAGGGTCTTGAAGTCGTGGGCATATCCGAGGTCATAAGGGAGTATTACCAAGACCCCACGACCGAGGACGAAAGATGGGTCGTGGTTGATCTGAAGCCCGTGGAAACCCTCCGGATCCCCGTATCTCTCAAGCAAATAAAAAACGACGAAAGGCTCAGGGACATTGCGCTTGTAAGGCAGAGCAGGCTTTCGGTCATGCAGATTGAAAAAGAGCATTTCGACACGATTGTCGAGCTTGGAAGAAAGAGCGCCTGA
- a CDS encoding MerR family transcriptional regulator: MVYTMNYEKLTAKKKLLDKYWPLPDALTSNLDGWFRVELTYTSNAIEGNTLGRRETALVIEKGLAVGGKSLLEHTEAVNHARALDWTRKQAKRRPHSLTEKDVLNIHCLIMKGIDDFNSGRYRATPVRISGSAAVLPIPRKVPDLMNGFVKWLGLATGLHSVELAAEAHYRLVTIHPFTDGNGRTARLLMNMILLMSGYPEAIIRKRDRLAYIDSLEKAQTGGSMDTYMKIVAQAVSRSLDIYLRAAEGKTDTGKEKGPLLRVGEIAKLANRRNSTIRHWTKEGLLEIAEITDAGYKLYAQEMVERIRLINELKSRRLTLREIRKKILRDSPD, translated from the coding sequence ATGGTTTATACTATGAACTACGAAAAACTGACTGCGAAAAAGAAGCTGCTGGATAAATACTGGCCGCTGCCTGACGCGCTCACAAGCAATCTGGACGGATGGTTTCGGGTTGAGCTTACCTACACAAGTAACGCGATTGAAGGAAATACGCTAGGCCGACGTGAGACCGCGCTTGTTATTGAAAAAGGTCTCGCCGTGGGCGGCAAATCGCTTCTGGAGCACACAGAGGCCGTAAACCACGCCCGCGCGCTTGACTGGACAAGAAAACAGGCGAAACGCAGACCGCACTCGCTGACCGAAAAAGATGTTCTGAATATTCACTGCCTTATCATGAAAGGTATTGATGATTTCAACTCTGGTCGTTATCGGGCGACGCCGGTGCGAATATCCGGCTCGGCTGCGGTGCTTCCAATCCCGCGCAAAGTGCCGGACCTTATGAACGGATTTGTTAAATGGCTCGGGCTCGCAACCGGCCTGCATTCCGTGGAACTGGCCGCGGAGGCCCATTACAGGCTGGTCACCATTCACCCGTTTACAGACGGCAACGGCCGTACTGCTCGGCTTCTGATGAACATGATCCTGCTCATGTCGGGCTACCCTGAAGCGATAATACGCAAACGCGACCGGCTGGCTTATATCGACTCGCTTGAAAAAGCGCAGACGGGCGGGTCCATGGACACATACATGAAAATTGTCGCACAGGCAGTTAGCCGGTCCCTTGACATATACCTCAGGGCGGCCGAAGGCAAAACGGATACAGGCAAGGAAAAAGGCCCTCTGCTAAGGGTCGGCGAGATTGCAAAGCTGGCCAACCGGAGAAATTCCACAATACGCCACTGGACCAAGGAAGGTCTGCTTGAAATCGCCGAAATTACTGACGCCGGGTACAAGCTCTACGCACAGGAGATGGTTGAAAGAATAAGATTGATAAACGAACTTA